Within Pseudomonas tructae, the genomic segment CGCCGCAACGGTCGCTCGCTGGGCGACATGGTCCGTGAAGAAATGGGCCGGATCCCGGGCACCATTGCCCTGTTCGGCTGCTTCCTGATCATGATCATCATCCTGGCGGTGCTGGCGCTGATCGTGGTCAAGGCCCTGGCCGAGAGCCCATGGGGCATGTTCACGGTGATGGCGACCATCCCGATCGCGATGTTCATGGGCATCTACATGCGCTACATCCGCCCGGGCCACATCGGCGAGATCTCGCTGATTGGCGTGGTGCTGCTGTTGCTGTCGATCTGGCTGGGGGGCCAGGTTGCCGCCGATCCAGTGTGGGGCCCGGCGTTCACCTTCACTGGCGTGCAGATCACCTGGATGCTGGTGGGCTACGGATTCGTGGCCGCCGTGCTGCCGGTGTGGCTGGTGCTGGCGCCGCGTGACTACCTGTCGACCTTCCTCAAGATCGGCACCATCGTCGGCCTGGCCATCGGCATCCTGATCATCGCGCCAGAGCTGAAAATGCCGGCGCTGACCCAGTTCACCGACGGTTCCGGCCCGGTGTGGTAGGGCACCCTGTTCCCGTTCCTGTTCATCACCATCGCCTGTGGCGCGGTGTCCGGTTTCCATGCACTGATCTCCTCGGGGACCACGCCCAAGCTGCTGGACAACGAAGTCAACGCTCGCTACATCGGTTACGGCGGCATGCTCATGGAGTCGTTCGTGGCAATCATGGCCATGGTTGCCGCCTCGGTGATCGAGCCAGGGGTGTACTTCGCCATGAACAGCCCGGCTGCGGTGGTTGGCTCTGATGTTGTCTCGGTTGCACAGACCGTCAGCAGCTGGGGCTTTGCCATTACCCCGGACGCTCTGGAAGCGGTGGCCAAGGACATCGGCGAGCACACCATCCTGGCCCGTGCCGGTGGTGCACCGACCCTGGCGGTCGGTATCGCGCAGATCCTCCACCAGGTGCTGCCGGGTGAGAACACCATGGCCTTCTGGTACCACTTCGCGATCCTGTTCGAGGCGCTGTTCATCCTCACCGCAGTGGACGCCGGCACCCGTGCCGGGCGTTTCATGCTCCAGGACCTGCTGGGCAGCTTCGTGCCGGCGCTCAAACGTACCGAGTCGTGGGGCGCCAACCTGCTCGCCACGGCCGGCTGCGTGGCGCTGTGGGGCTACCTGCTGTACCAGGGCGTGATCGACCCGCTGGGCGGCATCAACACCTTGTGGCCGCTGTTCGGCATCTCCAACCAGATGCTCGCCGGTATCGCGCTGATGCTCGGTACTGTTGTGCTGATCAAGATGAAGCGCCAGCGCTACATGTGGGTCACCCTGCTACCAGCAGTCTGGCTGCTGATCTGCACCACCACTGCCGGCTTCATCAAGCTGTTCGACCCGAACCCGGCCGTCGGCTTCCTGGCCCTGGCCAACAAGTACAGCGCGGCGCTCGACGCCGGTCAGGTGCTGGCCCCGGCCAAAGACATCGGCCAGATGCAGCACGTGATCTTCAACGCCTACACCAACGCGGCCCTGACCGGGCTGTTCCTGTTCGTGGTCTTCAGCATTCTGTTCTTTGCCCTCAAGGTCGGTATCGCCGCCTTGAACAAAAAAGAGCGGACTGACAAAGAGTCCCCGTTCCAGGCCCTGCCGGATGCATAAGCCAAGAGGAATGCAGTGATGTTCAACGATCTCGGTCGACTGGGTAAGTACCTGGGCCAGGCAGCCCGCCTGATGGTCGGCATGCCCGACTACGACAACTACGTCGAGCATATGCAGACCAAGCACCCGGACAAGCCGGTGATGACCTACGAGGCGTTCTTCCGCGAACGCCAGGAGGCCCGTTACGGCGGCAAGGGTGGGCCCAAGTGCTGTTGAAAGACAGCGCGCCAGGCCTGTGACAAAGCTGTGGGAGCCCGGTCAGCGCCGGGCTCCCACAGTCATTTTCAGCGTTCAGGAGTATTCGGTTTGTTACCTCCCATTCCCGTTACCGTGCTCAGCGGCTTTCTCGGCGCCGGCAAGACCACCTTGCTGCGCCACCTGCTCAAGGCCGAGCACGGCCTGAAGATTGCCGTCATCGAAAACGAATTCAGCGATGCCGGCATCGATACCCAGCTGCTGGGTGATGAACCGGTGCAGGTCATGACCCTGGCCAACGGCTGTGTCTGCTGCAGTATCCACACTGACCTGACCAAG encodes:
- a CDS encoding YbdD/YjiX family protein — its product is MFNDLGRLGKYLGQAARLMVGMPDYDNYVEHMQTKHPDKPVMTYEAFFRERQEARYGGKGGPKCC